The sequence tattttaaatgacagCGTTCCCATTCCTTGCTGTCAGTCATAATGCAGCAGCCCACGCCTCTTCCAGTATCATATTCAATCTCCACCTGAAATAGAAATCATGATCCTATTGTCTAACCCTTGTCTCCAGCCAAAACTGTATAAGTTTAGTCTGTGGTAGGATAGTCCGTCGTACAAATCACGTTgggcatgtttgtatgtatctTTCTTGTTTGGTTTAGCAGAAACAGActtttgaataaatgaataaaaaagctTCTCAGATAAGATAAGAAAGCTTTAACAGGCATCACAACAGAGCTGTTTTGAGACCTCATTGAACCCATTGACCTCTTTCATCATAACTCTCAAACTTTGCCCGGCGACAGCATCTGCAGTGAACCTGGAGGACGAGCTCTTTAGGGACCTGATGAAGGGCTACAACAAAAACATTCGGCCCATGGAGCAGAGCGGGGACATCACAAAGGTCTACATCAAGATGACCCTCACCAATCTCATCTCGCTGGTGAGTCCAGTTCACTGTacacctctgtgtgtctgtttgtctatgaGAGTAGACGATACTGAATACTGTAACTGTTGAAGATAATATCACCATGGGATATAGTGGCCACAAGCCAAGGCTATGAGCTGAGTTTAGTGACCACATGGAAAATCAATTGAGTGAAATACAAGAGACACACAGCAAGAGACAACAAATCCAAAAGTGACTGCTTTAGTGAACTCTGTAGTGTATTAAAAGGCCATTCGCTCTGCCCTGCTCAGCattgtttgtgcgcatgtgtgtgggtgttcttTGTAATGTTTGCCGAgaaatctttaaaaaaatatatgaaaataaCGAATAAATGCATCCCATCCCCAGAGTGAAAAGGAGGAGGCCCTAACCACCAACGTTTGGATAGAAATGGTAATCAACCTGGGCAAAAACGTTAGCCTTCACCTGGTCACTGTTGTATCTGTATTTGGCAGCTTGCTTACCAGCCTGACTACAATATTATCGATCCATCTCCTTCATCACAACTCCTGCCAGCTAAATATACTAGCGTAATTACGAAGCGCCACACAtggtgaatgagagagagagacgagaggccCAGGAGGTAAACAAGAGTGCTCCTCTGTGCAGCAATGGTGTGACTACCGGCTGAGATGGGACCAGGCCCCCAGGTCTGCCCTATACGGGGACATCACCCACGAGCTCCGCATCCCCTCCAAGAGGATATGGCTGCCTGACGTCATCCTGGAGAACAAGTGAGTGGGCAACACAGTGTTATCGTCTCATGTATATGTAGGATTAAGGAGCACTTTAACCAGGGCCCCAAGTCATATATATGGATGACTTAGGACCTTGTTAACCATGGTCACAGAGAACATGGCTCCTTGTGAGGCCCAGTGTTGCTTGATCGGTAGAGTTATGTTACGgccaggggtgaggggggttatTCCCCACTGGGGTCAGCTCTGCTTAGAATGTTTACATTACTCTCACTGTATTGGTGTTGTGGATAAATGTGTGTTACCAACTGTGTGTCCGCGGGCGTGTTTGCAGTCACGCACATTAGCTTGTAGTTCTAAATGTAGCTGAAAACTTCTTCAAGCTGGTTCTCTGACCCAGGCTGCATCCATCCAGAGCTGTTGAGATTGTTGGTTGAGTTGTTATCACCGTTATCACAGACACAACTAAACCATTTGCTTTACTCTACTGTGTTTCTTTCCCCATGTGCAGTGTGGATGGACAGTTTGAGGTTGCACTTTACTGCAACGCGTTGGTTTCCCCCAACGGCTGCGTGTACTGGTTACCTCCGGCCATCTACCGCAGTGCCTGCCCCATCGTGGTCAACTACTTCCCCTTCGACTGGCAGAACTGCTCCATGGTCTTCCGGTAGGCGGGGGCCTGTCCGCGGGTGCTCGTTCCGTAAAAAGACAATCGCATTATCTCTTtaagcaaaaaaaatctaattcaCAAGCTCTGTTCTTTAACATGCATATAAAACTCCCCAAATGCTAGCCTAATCTATTCTTTACAATGTAGAAAGGTATACAAATGTGTTGAAAAGCTAATAATCTGtaatcaaaaacacacacacattcctggtGGTTATTAGGCTTTCTTGTGAAAGAAAAAGGCATCTTGATTGTGGCATTAGCTGGTGTTTTTTACCTTAGATGATCGCACACATCAGATTGTGGCTAAAATGGCCACCTTCTTCCTTCTCTCAGCTCCGAGACATACAGTGCCAATGAAGTAGAACTTTATCTCAAAGAGGAAGACAACCACACGTTAGAATGGGTGGATATTGACCCAGAGGCCTTTACAGGTACAACAGCAATCAATATATCATAATTGAGATGTATTTTTCTTAAGCCACCTATCACAAGCCATTGCAACGCTAAGGGTTAACAATGTGTTGACAGAGAACGGAGAGTGGGCGATCAAACACAGACCAGCCAAGAAGCTGATCAACCCGCTGTACACAAAGGACGACCTGCAGTACCAGGAGGTGgtcttcttcctcatcatccAGAGGAAGCCCCTGTTctacatcatcaacatcatcgcTCCCTGCgtgctcttctcctccctcggCCTGCTGGTCTTCTTCCTGCCTGCTAAAGGTGACTTCTGTCCCTTGtctttccatccatccctcctgtACCTAGGCTTCACCGCGTCTCATTAATCTGTCCTCTTGTCCGTCTCGGGCAGCCGGTGGCCAAAAATGTACAATGTCCATCACCACACTGCTGGGACAGACTGTGTTTCTCTTCCTCATCGCCAAGAAGGTTCCAGAGACCTCCAAGGCCGTACCCCTGATTGGAAAGTAAGCTCAAGCTTCAAATTAGTTTTTTTGTGAAGAAATGTCAGTTTACTTTGTTGATATGACCACCTGCTACACTTTGAATGGATACAGTAGGTGGTCCATGTCCTGCAGTGACGTTGTAGTTGGGTGTTGTTTGGCTGTTGTTGGCAGGTACCTCATGTTTGTGATATCCTTCACCACCATGGTTGTGATGAACTGCGTGGTAGTCCTCAACGTGTCCCTGAGAACCCCCAACACCCATAAGATGAGCGACAGAGTGCGGAGGGTGAGATTACCCTGCCGGCTCAAACCACAAACTCCTTCGCACCACTCAAATAAAGCAGCGATGTATCGATCCGCACTGTCTCACCCTTTGACCCCAAGACCCCccggtgtgccccccccccccctcgacagATCTTCCTCAACATCCTGCCGCGTCTGCTGAGGATGCAGATGAAGCCCTGGACGCCTGACGGGGGGGATGCGGTCGGCGACTGGGCGGGGGGTAAGGACCCCCATCCGGCGGGGATGGGGGTCCACCAGCGCCGCCGCAGCTCCATGGGGCTGATGGTGAAGGCGGAGGAGTACGTCCTGAAGACCGCCCGCACAGAGCTGATGTTCTCCAGGCTCCGGGAGAGGCAGGGCCTCATAAGGACGGTCTTTGAGAagctgtgtgagtgtttgttattgGTCCGAAGTGACACAATTGACAAGGACTCGCTCTGTTCTGAATCTGTTTAATTCAGCGTGCACTTTGTTAAACATTCAAAATTGCGTCTCTGGATATTGTGAAGTACCTCGAATGAAATCGAAAAGATTGTTTGCTAATTCTTATAGCTAAGCCAATTCGTACACTTGAACTTTAATTTTTATTCTGTGCTCCAATTTATATTTTTCTCTTTGTGCTATATGACTTAATGTAAAAGGGGATACAGTGTCAGCCATGGATTTCAAACGTTGATGTTTTCCCTGACGTGTCTCTAACCCTGCCGCCTCGTCCTTGTATCCAGATGGCGATCTGGAAGATGTCAATGCAGAGAAGCTTGAGAACAGCCTGGCTACGATATCTCCCGAGCTGAAGCAGTGTGTGGCCTCCTGCAAACACATTGCAGAGACCGCTCAGGGGCAGAATCGCTTCCAGAATGTGAGTGCCACAGTTTATAGCACGTTTCCTGAGATAACATGGGAAGTGCACGATCAATCCCAGATAGGACATTGGGCTGTCATTCACAACAGAAAGTCCAGGACACAGTAAAAGGAATTAAATAGAAAAGCACAGAAAATGTACAAAAGAAGATATGGAAAATGTACCTACTACTGGTACATTTTGTTTGTCATTTAGTAAATGCATTTGCATTTACTAGAAATGTAAATGCAATGATTGATAGATATTGGATATCCtttgggagagacagagactgtaGTTGGTATACTGGGGGCTACATTGGGGGCTACATTGGTTGCTAATGACTCATTGATTTGTTCCTCGTTCAGGAGAATGAAGAGTGGTTCCTGCTCGCCAGGGTGATTGACAGGGTGTGTTTCATCGTCATGGCGCTGATATTCTCTATCGGAACCGTTGGGATTTTTCTCATGGGGCATTTCAACCAGCCCCCCTCCATGCCCTTCCCCGGGGATCCCAGGAGGTTCCTGCCCCCGCTGGGCAACATGACCGGGGTCGGGACGGGAGCAGAGGGCTGATCCACGGAGGCTGTCCTACACTCCCTGGAGGGCTTCACCCATTCATCAGCAGTGACAAATCTGCTTGGATGATTTCCCTTTCTGACGCCTACGCAGAGAGATGAGAGAACGACAGAGATACACAGATGATGGTAATGCCATTTGGCTGAGTTGTACTTTGTCTGTTCAGCGGCTCTTCAGACTGACTCTAAGTGAGCCAAATAGCCGGTTCCTTGTTGACCAAGGGATTCACTGGACGAGTTGGAATGATATGGACAAGCTCACCGCTGCACACTAGCATCAGTTGTATCTGATGTTTGGTGTTACTTAAACTAATGCTTTGATAATAAACTAGCTTTTATAAAACACAACAATCCCCTTTTCCTTCTAGGAGTCTGTAactccacccccaccttcatGTTGATCAGTTTTTTTTGCCAACTTCTAGACACATTCGACAAGAGATTTCttaatgttttgtatttaaCCAATAAAGATGATATTGTTATATCGGTCCCCCAGTCCCTTTATGATGAGCTCTGATATTTGAATATCTCTATGTAATGTCAGCATCCTTTCTTTGAGGGGGAGAATGGAGACTACCAGCACCAAAGTCCCCCTAAAAACACACAGTGACTCTTTAGCCTCCACTTCTGGAACCAGGATTTTAATTACATGGTTGAGTGGTCCCTCGGTGCCCCAACAAAAGACACATCCGGGtgtacccccacacacacacacactcacagaaacccacacacatgtgcgtacacacagacacaaacatacacacacaaacacacgcaggcgcatacgaatccacacacacacacacacacacacacacacacacacacacacacacacacacacacacacacacacacacacacacacacacacacacacacacacacacaaagccaaacGTTActatgtgaacacacacacaaacatattgaaGCCCAGATAGGGTTGAGCTGATCCCGTCTGGTAGTAAAGACACACAGAGGCTGCTCTGTGTCCTGACCACCTTCAGAGCATTCAGGGTATCTTTACTGCAAGCTGTAGACCACACAGGGTAAGGGATCAgctcattattcattattatgtcTTTACGTGTAGTACTAATTATCAATTATAGGGTTTTAGAAATCAAATTGTGTGCAATATGGGACATATTTTGTAAAATTTACTTTTAGAATTAGCACCTCTTTGTCACCTCATTACAAATTGCTGCAATCAGAAATTGAATGGAAAACATTTTCGTAACATCAAGATTGGGAAAGCACTAATGAGAGCTGAACATTATGAGAAGTGAAGATTACGgtcttttgtgttgtgtttttctttcacttttctATGATGGCGCCAATCTAAATGGATTGGTAATTATTTGGGTCAGACCACATATATATACTCAATGTAAAATTCAACCGGTCACTTATAATGAATACAATTCTTTTGTTTTGACTTTTCCAATTGAATatgcacctccaccactaccggGGTGTCAACCTCAGAGTGATGTCTGCAGTGACTACACAGCCCCTCCCCTATGgtggcctggagagagagaagcacatTGAGACATTCTTAAGGACGCTCAATGGTCAGAGCAGGCCCGTCCGTAATCCTCAAGGCTCGCCTAAAGCCCCGCCCCGCCAAGAGCCCCCTGATGGGGGGTCAGAGAGGGTCCTTTCAGGGCTGGCTACTGGGAGACCCTGGGAGAACGGCATTGGGCTTCAGCAGAGGAACAGACTgagtgaagaagaggaagatggtCTTCAGCTAGACCCCATGGCTGCCTTGGAGTCAGCAAGCCAACTGCATGTCACAGCCGGGCCTGACCTGCAAGGTGAGCAAaagcctgcatgtgtgtgctttgtgtgcaTTGCTATGGATTCGTACAAGAAGTGATCTCTTCATTGTAACTCTTCAACTCTTCACATAACATGTCCCTCTAGCTAatgtccacacatacacacgcacgtctGCAGGTCCACAATGTGTTCCCAGAAGGATCTACAGCATTTCCACCGGGGGAAGCAGCGAGCAACTGTTTGTGACTGTAGAAGGTGGTTCAGAACTTTTTACCTaaagtttataaaaaaataacacacctATTTGTACACCTAAAACCTACACTTATTTGTGAATGTATCCATTACTCTATCAGCTATATCCCTCCTCTGCTATAACCTTTTCTGATCTTCTGAACTTTTTCCAACAGAGAGTTCTTGTATGTGCCTTCAGTGTTGTGGCCCAGCTCGTTCCTGCTCCCTGCAAGGTTTCGACCGCCAGGGCCAACGgctcttttattttgaaaggccCCTCAGGGTGGATGCCTGCTGCCTAGGCTGCTGCCTTATGGAAATGAGGGCCTACTCCCATCAGGACCTCCTCCTTGGCACCGTACGACAGAGGTAGGGGACCAACAATCCAACAAGATGAATGTTGGTAGCTCCAAGGCCAGGCTGCTAACACGTATATGACACCACCCAGATACTGTTCGCCACAACAAGTATGAAATGAACTCCGCTCCGGCAACCTTCAGATCATCTGCTCTCAGACACAGCACTGATATTTTTCCATTCAATTTGGGATACTCGACGAAGCCTTCACACGGTCTCCATGGTTACCCAGGCAGCCCACCACCGTGGTAAGCAAGGCCCCGTACTGTAAATAGcagcaagggagggagaggttttTCCTATTCCAGCTGGCCAGAATGCAGTCTCTAAACTAGGGTTACTCACTAAACAGCTGTCTTTATGGAGCCAAACACAGACGCCTTCTGTTGACCAGCAAgggaaagagggatggagagttGGTTGTGCACTTTATTTTGTATAATGATACCTCAAGGAGGCTGTTAACATATTTGAGTCCACTTATCGTACAAGTGTTGTTTCCCGTACTGATACAAAAATAACCCAGGGTCTAGTTACTCTGCCCTGGCTGGAAGACGAATCCCTCACCCCAGATCCAACTGGAGGGATTATATATCCCCCCCGGTCCGTTGTGAATGAAGCATGTTCCCGGACGACCCTTTACTAACGCCAAGTAAACATAGGGTTTTATTCCTGTTGAAGCACTTCAGGGGATCAGCCAACAACATAATGGAGTGTCAACGGGTGTACAACAGCTGTCATTGTGTTTCAGGTGGTTTAGTGCCGGAAGGAAGGGTGTGTGGTGTTAATTAATGGGTTTGCTGGGTTGTGTGTCAGGTGGAGTATGTTCACTCCTCTGCTGGAGGTGTGCGACTCAGAGGGAACTCCTACCACCAGGATCCTAGGCCCCTGTTGGCCCTCACGCTGCGCTGCCACCCAGCAGTTCCAGGCAAGGCCTTTACCACTAATCTCATCAATTACAATTGTATATTTAGTGGATGCTTCTATCCATCCTAGTATGATTATATCCATTTCTGAAAAATTAATTGTCTAAATTGACTGACTCTACAGCAATATTTGATCCATCCATGAGAGCAATCTTCCTAACCGATTCATGTTGCACCATTACCTCAAATCAAACCCTAGGCAGTCTCATTGATGGGGGAGAGAATTGGCACAATATGGAAGAGATGGCCGGGCTTCAACAATGAGTTTAACATGGACCACGAGTACTTTGGGCTGGAGAGTGAGTTCCAAATCCGAAGCGAGCATAACATTGattcccccccccaggctgctTTTATGTCAGAGCTCTTACTTGTCGACATTGCATTTCCAAAAGCCCCTCACATTAGATTGATTTCCACCCCACAGTGCTGCAGAATATGGACTCGTCTACCAAGTTGCTTCTGCTAGCCGCTACCTTCTTATTGGTAAGCTCTGCAAAATTATGAAATCACTAGAAATCAATTACTGTCTTCAATGTGCTGCAATATAACTACTTGTATACAGATTTGTTGATAGTGCACATTGACTGAGTGCTCCCACATTTTCAGAATTACATGTTCTTCGAGATGAGTTGATCAGAGATTCGGCTATCTATTGCTTCACCACTAAAGCGACATCTGACTGTTGGTGCTGAAGGAGCCAAGACGTCAGCCGAACAGAGTCTTCACTGCAACCACTTACTTGAAAAAAAACCCGTTAGGAGAAAGAATCACAATAGCCGAGAGGTTATAGCAGCAGATGCATATTTGACATTTATTGCTATAATCCATCAGGTGTACATCAGACAATACGTTTCCTCTTTTGTTTTTGACACACACCTGATCCGAGCACCACGTATCCAATCCTAGGCAGCATTACAGTTTAACgcacaaaacaaactctgaaaTTCTGTAAAAACAAATTAAAGATTCAGATGGATTGGTGGAAAAACTGTAACGGGGGTGGAGGAGTCCCAAGCCCCTGCTCCTAGTTTCAAATCCTCAGTACAAAAGGACAACCATGGGAGGGGTCTGGTGGGATCAGTCCACCGCCAGGGCCCCTGTTCATCCATCCCGTGCGTGTGAAAGGACGGCACAGCGGGGGCCCCGGCTCCAAGGACCCTTTAGCCACACAGAAGGTAGGAGGTTATGAGAACCTGGTCAGCGGGCGCAGGCCCCAGGTCAGGCACAGTGATATAGGCAGCTTTGACAGTCCCTTCCATAGACGCCTACGACACAGAACCTTCCAGACTCTCTGCCAGACTcgtttatcttttttttatcctttaGGAGTCATCGTCCAGGGGTTAAGACGGACAAGGAGAAGAAACTTAGTTTCTGATTCCAAAAGGGCGAATCTCTACAGTGGTCAGTtgttttttcgtttttacaaatatatttttgtagACAAATAATATTTCTAGTTCAAATAACCAGATGTTTCATAGTTAAAATAAAGTACTATAATAAAATAACACCTGCGATCTGGTTCGTCTCAGATTGCTAATAAAACTGTCTCTGTAATTTACTTAAATTTTGACAAAGGGCACGTGTGATTGTTTTACACAATAAAACTGTATCGGTTTTACATCACTGATCAGCTTATGTTGTATACATAGAAACCCTAGTCAAGTACTCTTCTTTTGTTGGCCagctcaacaaacgtgtcccacAGGCTCCCTCTAGTGGTGAGCAAGGGCAGTTGCACTACGCATTTCTTtaaataaaaagacacacacacacacacacacacacacacacacacacacacacacacacacacacacacacacacacacacacacacacacacacacacacacacacacacacacacacacacggctgaaACTAAGAAAGTATTTCTCTCTCGAACGGACAGCTCAGATCCATGTTCtctcaaatgcattttttttttggttcagTTCCAATAGTTCATGATCCATGGCAAGACAAAGCAGGTTGGGCTACTTGTCCTTTTAGTCACTCCGTCTCCATGTTAAAACTCTGCTTTGTTGCAGCAGAGGTGCCCATCCCTGGACTTTTCCTTCCCCCAAGCCAGCATCCAAATCACATCTACACAGCAgaggaaacaaacaaactcattaCGGCTACCGCCACGCCTCGACCTCATTGAGGTTTTGATTTTCTTATTCCATTGTCCGTTTGTTTTCGTTGCACAATTCATTGATTCAATTAGTTAAATAATGCGTTCCTTCCATACGACATCAAGTCGTTGTAATGTTCATGTCGGTCAACGCCTAGCTATTAAAAAAACCACCCAAGCTACACACAGCAGCGGTACCCCAGGCGTGAACACCTGAGACAAAGCATACCGGCTCTGTTCTGGAAGGGGGCCAGAAGAGGCGGTTTGTCAACGTCCAATTATCCTTAAACGGATTGAAAAATAACTATATAGTTATATTGCAGAAGCTTTATCCAGGGCTAAAAGGGACCGTGAAAACATTGGGGGGCAGGGAGGCGTGCGGATGTCTCTAGGTGGACttcagacattggggatcaaacagAGCACCGTTCGGTTTGGAAACAAAGAGTACTACGCTTCTTACCGTCGGCactgggggtggggttggtggggggagTGGCTTCAGCGACCTCCGCTAGCAGTCACCAGACCATGGAAGTCTACCCAGGCTCTGGAAGCAGAAACGGAGGCAGTAACACCCAACCTTGACCTCAGATCTGCTACCAACCCAGCTTTCCTACAGTCACCATTCTTTGGCAGTCAACGAAATGATTATATCAGTCCACCAAAGACCAATCTGTCCACCGTAGGGGGTTAATTGAAAAGACATAAATACCATCATCTCTGAATTAATGGATTTTGGGTGTAAACCCTAACGCCTTTTGCCAGTGGATGTACATTGTAGACCTGCTAAAAGAAAACCGGTGCAAAATATCTCAAAACCTAAAGTATGACCTAGCATACTTACCCTTTCTTAAAAAGCGACTAGAATTAGTTTTTTGGACCATGCGTCTCACAAAATAATTGCGACACAGACAAACTCAATCAAATCTTCAAAATATAAAACCTACCAACAAATAAAGCAGATGCAAACAAAACGTTGCTGTTAATGCAAACTAACCATCCTGAGTTCTGAGTACTGTGCCTGTACTCCCTTGTGACGCAGATGAGCAAAACCCAgattactgtttgtgtgtggatcacgCCACTAGTTTAGTTATTTTCACCAAAGGACATAACAAGGTAGACTGGATGGATAATGTTATAGTGTCATTGCTAAATAGAAATGTACATGTAGAATCTACATAATGATAATTATTATGCAACTGCTCATGCAATGAAACCATAATCAAGAATGATTGTCTTCTGCCATCAATGTGTTTGTCTTTCAATCGGAGATTAATGCTCACACTTCATGCTCACACTAGGCAAAATACAGTCAGAAATGGTCCAACTCAATTTAATAATCTGTGTGTCTGGTGGATTTAACCAATACCTGTTTTAACTAAATACCCGGTTTAGTTTATGGACagaaaacatttgtttaatGTAATGATTAATTTgatataatagtgtgtgtaagcaGAATACAATCAGTGGTTTTAGACAAGACTCAAAGCGCAATGTTTGGTCTGAGACGCAGACAGGGTCTCAGACCACTTCTCCTTTCAGGGGAAACCAGCGCCACGGCAAGGAAGGATAAATGAGACATTATGATGGACAGACACGATGTGAAGGAcgggcaggaggaggacgagagggagggaggaggggccggGGAGCGCTTGGACAGCTTTTATTTCTGCCATAGTGAAGGGTTATTTTTATATCTGTGCTTTTAAAATGGTCTTATGAAAAAGCTTAAAAAGGATTTTTAAACACGCCCACGCGCCCACTAGGAGCCATCAGAAATTAATGAATAATGGCTTTTATAAATAGACAGATAAATCAAGTGTTAAGCAATTTGGGGCTCATGTCCTTCAATTGTTGTAATAAGATTTTTATTGTTTAccagttttgtttgtttgggtttCAATAACCCAAGAACAATAGATTGTTTTCTATATCAATTTATCATAATTACTGTCATGCGTAGTCACCCCCCAAAGCCCATTCTGAACCCTGCTTACCAATTAGTATATTAGTCACTAGTATATAGTTTCCACTTCTGCATAGATAGTGAAGCGACATGCAGTTCATTTTGTTATGCcattaaggagcgggtagggCTAAGGGCCTCTTGCTCAAGCATGGTGAAGCTGTGGACACgaggggaatcaaacccagaacctttcaagTTGGAGTGAACTCAACCTAGCCACTACCCTCCCCTGCCCCCAGATAGTGTCCAACATAAAGACAAATcatatgaaaaaagaaaaagtaaagtGACTCATCAAATACATCAATGCCGATCTAGATCAAGGTAGTAGTAATTAAAGGGGGAGACATACATACTTGAtgctgtctgtgtgcgtcttgtACTCCATGATGGTGTTGGGGGGCAGGTTGAGCACCCTGCGCAGGGTGTCTCGGATGCGGCCCGAGGTGGCCTGGTCGCTGGCCGTCTTGTTCCAGATGGAGATGATGTCCTCCTGGAG is a genomic window of Gadus morhua chromosome 8, gadMor3.0, whole genome shotgun sequence containing:
- the chrng gene encoding acetylcholine receptor subunit gamma, with translation MDCGCLLSFLFMLCGISTTASAVNLEDELFRDLMKGYNKNIRPMEQSGDITKVYIKMTLTNLISLSEKEEALTTNVWIEMQWCDYRLRWDQAPRSALYGDITHELRIPSKRIWLPDVILENNVDGQFEVALYCNALVSPNGCVYWLPPAIYRSACPIVVNYFPFDWQNCSMVFRSETYSANEVELYLKEEDNHTLEWVDIDPEAFTENGEWAIKHRPAKKLINPLYTKDDLQYQEVVFFLIIQRKPLFYIINIIAPCVLFSSLGLLVFFLPAKAGGQKCTMSITTLLGQTVFLFLIAKKVPETSKAVPLIGKYLMFVISFTTMVVMNCVVVLNVSLRTPNTHKMSDRVRRIFLNILPRLLRMQMKPWTPDGGDAVGDWAGGKDPHPAGMGVHQRRRSSMGLMVKAEEYVLKTARTELMFSRLRERQGLIRTVFEKLYGDLEDVNAEKLENSLATISPELKQCVASCKHIAETAQGQNRFQNENEEWFLLARVIDRVCFIVMALIFSIGTVGIFLMGHFNQPPSMPFPGDPRRFLPPLGNMTGVGTGAEG
- the LOC115548844 gene encoding phospholipid scramblase 3 — translated: MHLHHYRGVNLRVMSAVTTQPLPYGGLEREKHIETFLRTLNGQSRPVRNPQGSPKAPPRQEPPDGGSERVLSGLATGRPWENGIGLQQRNRLSEEEEDGLQLDPMAALESASQLHVTAGPDLQGPQCVPRRIYSISTGGSSEQLFVTVEESSCMCLQCCGPARSCSLQGFDRQGQRLFYFERPLRVDACCLGCCLMEMRAYSHQDLLLGTVRQRWSMFTPLLEVCDSEGTPTTRILGPCWPSRCAATQQFQAVSLMGERIGTIWKRWPGFNNEFNMDHEYFGLEMLQNMDSSTKLLLLAATFLLNYMFFEMS